One Anaerolineales bacterium genomic window, TTTCAAGCTGGTGAGTTTCTTGATTAGTGTTTTTTTCACTTTCGCTGGCAATTTTGTGACGTTCCTTGGTCGCTTTTTCCTCTTGCAGTGCAGTATTCAGTTTCTGTTCGATTACAGCCTGTTTTGCTTCATAACCGTTGACCAGATTAACCGCTTTTTCCAGGACCGATTTACTCTCCCGGCGTTGGCGAGGCCTGACGAGAAGAGCTTTTCGGGATGCCCCTTTGATAATCGGCCCACTCGAAAGGTAGACTTCACCATTCAATGTAACCAGGCGGAAATTTGGAACCTTCCTCCAGTTACCTGATGAAAGGATGTCCCGCGCGGTTTTCCGATCCTTGACAACAATCACCTGACCCAATAATAGGTCGATAACCGGCATTAAACTAGGATCGGCTTTGATTAATTTGGCGGCGACACCGATGATCTGGCTTGGATCAACGGGGGCTTTCTCTAAATCCAGCGAGATCGGTTTAGATTGCGCGATAGCATCCAGCGGAAAAAGTGAGCCTCTTACTGTATCACTTTCGATCAGGTCCAGTGCTCGATCACTTTGGCTGAGTGTTTCAATCACCAGGGAATCAACATATTCACCAAGCACTGCAGCAATGGCGGATTCATATTCTTCTGGGACGGTCAGGATATTTCCCAAAGAACCTACAGCCCCATCCAGCCGCTTTTCTTTCACAGCCTGCAACAGAATCCGTGCACCTTCTTCATAGCCGGTCAGGTTTTTATCCGCCTCTTCCAAGACGCTGATCTCTGCTTGGACCTTGGCAACCGATGCCTTCTGGCTGGATATCTTTTCAGAGATATCTTTACGACCCAGTTCCAAAACACTAATCCGTTCCTGGACGGCGGAAAGCTCAGCCTGGATTGCTCGACTTGCTTTCACCTTCTCGTCTTTGGTTCGGACAAATATTGCATAGCGTCCCTGAGCGGCGTTTAGCTCATCCTGGGCAGTGGACACATCTCGGTCGAGCTTTAATATTGAGGTTTGGAGCTGAGCGATATGATTTTCTTTCTCGATAATACGGGCTTCAAGCTGTGTTGACTTAGCTGTGAGGCGTTGGATCGCACCATCCAATTCTTCTATTTGTCTTTCCAATTTTAAGCGGTCAACCTGCCGCGCCGAAAGTGCCTCAGCAGACTCGATGGCAGATTGGCGGGCTTCACCAAGCTCCTGTTCCAATTGCTTCAAGTCCAGATTGGCTATTTCGAGCTGATCTTTCTGCCTGGCGAGTTCTTCCTCGATCTTGAGCTTATCGACGGACAGCTGCTCGCGCTGCTCAATGAGCAGGCGTGATCGCTCAATACTCACTGCTTGCTCACGGCTTAAGACTTCACTTTTCTGATGTAGAATGGTCAGCTTCTGATGTGAAGCATTTAAATGACCACGCACCTCGTTAATTTGTGTACGAAAGGAGTGCAGCTTTTTATCCAGGTCAAGCTGCGACTCTTGCACCTTGAGTAAGACTGCTTCCTTCTGTTTGGCGTCGATCTGAGCTGCAACCAATTCAGCCTGGGATTTATGCCAATGGTATCCATACCATTCATGCAGAACCACCTTTAGATCTGCCTTCATCTGGTTGTACTCTTGGGCTCGTTTTGCTTGCCTCTCCAGGCTGCGTAAACGAGGCTGGAGCTCTGCCAAAATATCTTGGACGCGTTCCAAATTTCGTTTGGTATTCTCAAGGCGCTTGAGCGATTCCTCCCTGCGTGAGCGGTGTAAACCAATTCCAGCAGCTTCCTCAAATAATCGCCGTCTCTCTTCGGCTTTCAATGCTAAAGCGGCATCGACCAACCCCTGGCCGATGATCGTATAGGTACGCTCTGCCAATCCTGACTTAGCCAATACTTCCGAAACGTCTTTTAGCCTGACACGTTGCCCATTTAATAGGTATTCATTCTCTCCATCGCGATATGCCCGGCGGGTGATCCCCACTTCGGTGAAATCGATGGGCAACCAGCCATCGCTGTTATCAAATACGACCGTCGCTGAAGCCATACCGGCTCTTGGACGATTTTCCGAACCCGAA contains:
- the smc gene encoding chromosome segregation protein SMC, producing MPARLKSFELHGYKTFASRSEFLFSDGITAIVGPNGSGKSNIADALRWVLGEQSFGLLRAKKTEDMIFSGSENRPRAGMASATVVFDNSDGWLPIDFTEVGITRRAYRDGENEYLLNGQRVRLKDVSEVLAKSGLAERTYTIIGQGLVDAALALKAEERRRLFEEAAGIGLHRSRREESLKRLENTKRNLERVQDILAELQPRLRSLERQAKRAQEYNQMKADLKVVLHEWYGYHWHKSQAELVAAQIDAKQKEAVLLKVQESQLDLDKKLHSFRTQINEVRGHLNASHQKLTILHQKSEVLSREQAVSIERSRLLIEQREQLSVDKLKIEEELARQKDQLEIANLDLKQLEQELGEARQSAIESAEALSARQVDRLKLERQIEELDGAIQRLTAKSTQLEARIIEKENHIAQLQTSILKLDRDVSTAQDELNAAQGRYAIFVRTKDEKVKASRAIQAELSAVQERISVLELGRKDISEKISSQKASVAKVQAEISVLEEADKNLTGYEEGARILLQAVKEKRLDGAVGSLGNILTVPEEYESAIAAVLGEYVDSLVIETLSQSDRALDLIESDTVRGSLFPLDAIAQSKPISLDLEKAPVDPSQIIGVAAKLIKADPSLMPVIDLLLGQVIVVKDRKTARDILSSGNWRKVPNFRLVTLNGEVYLSSGPIIKGASRKALLVRPRQRRESKSVLEKAVNLVNGYEAKQAVIEQKLNTALQEEKATKERHKIASESEKNTNQETHQLEMLVEKLQRTLQWHQDQKAQLQQDIQNETDEKANLKAEAGILQVEARTIKRDRDQQAGALNELPLEELQAQNAYWNTNTAVIEQALVDARNRQLDKTRRMGQLKADIDSLTDREFQLDAEIKSLDEKINLSSEDEGEISQKIDELTKKVDPLEKELDHLELEHNSLLSSDSEARQVLRGAETQYTQAKISLAHHQESFETLRGHIEDDFGLVAFEYTDTVSGPKPLPLDGMVERLPKVEQLSPELEESIRQQKAQIRRMGAINPEAESEFKEVKERYEFLTSQVDDLTRAEADIREVIAELDLLMEREFLRTFDAVAQEFKEIFTRLFGGGSARLALTDPGNMTETGIDIEARLPGRREQGLSLLSGGERSLTATALIFALLRVSPTPFCILDEVDAMLDEANVGRFRDLLTELSEKTQFIIITHNRNTVQAASIIYGVTMGRDSASQVISLHMDELGEEFGV